In Candidatus Saccharimonadales bacterium, the sequence GCCGAAGAAGCTGGAGTAGACCTTGTAGAAATTTCTCCAGGAGCCAACCCACCTGTTGCAAAAATCATCGACTGGGGTAAGTACCAGTATCAAAAGATGAAAGAGCAGCAAAAGCACAAGAAGAACAGCAAAGCCAGCGAGCTCAAGCAAATGCGCCTCGGTCTTAAGATCGGAGCGAATGACCTTGACATAAAGCTCCGTAAAATTCGTAGCTTTATCGACGACGGGCATAAAGTCAAAATTATGATCGTTTTCAGAGGCCGCGAACTAGCCCACAAAGAGCTTGGTTACGAAAT encodes:
- the infC gene encoding translation initiation factor IF-3; translated protein: MNEAIRSPELRVIGADGEQLGIMSRVEALKAAEEAGVDLVEISPGANPPVAKIIDWGKYQYQKMKEQQKHKKNSKASELKQMRLGLKIGANDLDIKLRKIRSFIDDGHKVKIMIVFRGRELAHKELGYEMVDRIDNLLGEDIIIEQKPQMAGRNLNIVVRSK